NNNNNNNNNNNNNNNNNNNNNNNNNNNNNNNNNNNNNNNNNNNNNNNNNNNNNNNNNNNNNNNNNNNNNNNNNNNNNNNNNNNNNNNNNNNNNNNNNNNNNNNNNNNNNNNNNNNNNNNNNNNNNNNNNNNNNNNNNNNNNNNNNNNNNNNNNNNNNNNNNNNNNNNNNNNNNNNNNNNNNNNNNNNNNNNNNNNNNNNNNNNNNNNNNNNNNNNNNNNNNNNNNNNNNNNNNNNNNNNNNNNNNNNNNNNNNNNNNNNNNNNNNNNNNNNNNNNNNNNNNNNNNNNNNNNNNNNNNNNNNNNNNNNNNNNNNNNNNNNNNNNNNNNNNNNNNNNNNNNNNNNNNNNNNNNNNNNNNNNNNNNNNNNNNNNNNNNNNNNNNNNNNNNNNNNNNNNNNNNNNNNNNNNNNNNNNNNNNNNNNNNNNNNNNNNNNNNNNNNNNNNNNNNNNNNNNNNNNNNNNNNNNNNNNNNNNNNNNNNNNNNNNNNNNNNNNNNNNNNNNNNNNNNNNNNNNNNNNNNNNNNNNNNNNNNNNNNNNNNNNNNNNNNNNNNNNNNNNNNNNNNNNNNNNNNNNNNNNNNNNNNNNNNNNNNNNNNNNNNNNNNNNNNNNNNNNNNNNNNNNNNNNNNNNNNNNNNNNNNNNNNNNNNNNNNNNNNNNNNNNNNNNNNNNNNNNNNNNNNNNNNNNNNNNNNNNNNNNNNNNNNNNNNNNNNNNNNNNNNNNNNNNNNNNNNNNNNNNNNNNNNNNNNNNNNNNNNNNNNNNNNNNNNNNNNNNNNNNNNNNNNNNNNNNNNNNNNNNNNNNNNNNNNNNNNNNNNNNNNNNNNNNNNNNNNNNNNNNNNNNNNNNNNNNNNNNNNNNNNNNNNNNNNNNNNNNNNNNNNNNNNNNNNNNNNNNNNNNNNNNNNNNNNNNNNNNNNNNNNNNNNNNNNNNNNNNNNNNNNNNNNNNNNNNNNNNNNNNNNNNNNNNNNNNNNNNNNNNNNNNNNNNNNNNNNNNNNNNNNNNNNNNNNNNNNNNNNNNNNNNNNNNNNNNNNNNNNNNNNNNNNNNNNNNNNNNNNNNNNNNNNNNNNNNNNNNNNNNNNNNNNNNNNNNNNNNNNNNNNNNNNNNNNNNNNNNNNNNNNNNNNNNNNNNNNNNNNNNNNNNNNNNNNNNNNNNNNNNNNNNNNNNNNNNNNNNNNNNNNNNNNNNNNNNNNNNNNNNNNNNNNNNNNNNNNNNNNNNNNNNNNNNNNNNNNNNNNNNNNNNNNNNNNNNNNNNNNNNNNNNNNNNNNNNNNNNNNNNNNNNNNNNNNNNNNNNNNNNNNNNNNNNNNNNNNNNNNNNNNNNNNNNNNNNNNNNNNNNNNNNNNNNNNNNNNNNNNNNNNNNNNNNNNNNNNNNNNNNNNNNNNNNNNNNNNNNNNNNNNNNNNNNNNNNNNNNNNNNNNNNNNNNNNNNNNNNNNNNNNNNNNNNNNNNNNNNNNNNNNNNNNNNNNNNNNNNNNNNNNNNNNNNNNNNNNNNNNNNNNNNNNNNNNNNNNNNNNNNNNNNNNNNNNNNNNNNNNNNNNNNNNNNNNNNNNNNNNNNNNNNNNNNNNNNNNNNNNNNNNNNNNNNNNNNNNNNNNNNNNNNNNNNNNNNNNNNNNNNNNNNNNNNNNNNNNNNNNNNNNNNNNNNNNNNNNNNNNNNNNNNNNNNNNNNNNNNNNNNNNNNNNNNNNNNNNNNNNNNNNNNNNNNNNNNNNNNNNNNNNNNNNNNNNNNNNNNNNNNNNNNNNNNNNNNNNNNNNNNNNNNNNNNNNNNNNNNNNNNNNNNNNNNNNNNNNNNNNNNNNNNNNNNNNNNNNNNNNNNNNNNNNNNNNNNNNNNNNNNNNNNNNNNNNNNNNNNNNNNNNNNNNNNNNNNNNNNNNNNNNNNNNNNNNNNNNNNNNNNNNNNNNNNNNNNNNNNNNNNNNNNNNNNNNNNNNNNNNNNNNNNNNNNNNNNNNNNNNNNNNNNNNNNNNNNNNNNNNNNNNNNNNNNNNNNNNNNNNNNNNNNNNNNNNNNNNNNNNNNNNNNNNNNNNNNNNNNNNNNNNNNNNNNNNNNNNNNNNNNNNNNNNNNNCAGCATGATAACTCACAATCGCAGGGGACATGTGATCTGAGGAAAAGTAGTAGAGTGAGTAGACCACCTGCGTGGTTGAAGGACTTTGAATTGGAGTAAATGCATGAGACGAATTTTGTTGGTTGTGGCTAtaactgtgttcatgtttgaaTTATAGTTCTGAAATGTTGTTGGATTATGATGTTCATCTACCTGAATGAAGGCTGTAATTGCtggtgtatatatacatacataagaTAATTAACATATAGGTGTTATGAAGGAATCTTCAGTTAAAAGGGGAAATGTGGTGTTTTGCAATTGAACCTCAAGAGGGCAGTATGGGGGTAATTGTTCTTGTTGAAAACAAGTGAGAAATAGAGGAGAGAAGTGTTCTGGCAGAGTGAATTACATGTGTGAATAAAATAGCTCGAGTATTTACATTGCTTCATTATTGACTAACCTGAGGACACAACAAAGTCCTCATCATTTTCTTGTTCATTCATTCCAGGTGGTGTATGTAGCCCGTAATGCAAAAGACAATGCTGTTTCATACTTTAATTTTGAACGCATGAACATGGCAGAGCCCGAACCGGGAGACTGGAACAGCTTTATACAGAACTTTATGGAAGGAAAGAGTAAGTTAAAtagataaaaaatacaattaaatcaAGTTGGTCAACTATTACGTTCAATCAGGTATTCCAATATTGTAATGCAAGGAGTTGCTTTTAAGATGTTGGGGCAAGTAAAGATGTTAAAACAATTACTGAAATTTAATATCATCATTTCACTCCACAGTTTTGTTTGGTCCGTGGTATGACCATGTCAGCGGATGGTGGgagaagaaacagacatattCTAACTTACTGTACTTGTTCTACGAGGATTTGGTCAAAGTAAGATCTGTTCATACAGCAACAGTTTCTTTTCATACTTTTTTCAGTACTGTGTGTTTATAGTGTGTTGTGTGCACAACTCTGTCAGGACACAGGACGTGAGGTGGAACGCTTGTGCTCCTTCTTGGGATTATCAACTTCacctgaggagagagagaaaataacaaaaggagttcatttcGATGtcatgaaaaataacaaaatgaccaATTATTCCACACTCCCTGTCATGGACTTCAAAATTTCACCCTTCATGCGGAAAGGTTAGTGGGATCCTCTCATCTAAATTCATCCCGATAACAACTGGCAAGTGCGTCATCACCTGATTTTCtgcttttgtttgtgttctaaAAGGTAAAGTTGGAGACTGGAAAAATCACTTCACTGTGGCACAAAATGAACAGTTTGATGAAGTTTACAAACAAAAGATGAAGAACACCCCTGTCAAGTTTCGGACTGAACTTTAAAATTTGTGTTCTGGATAACGCTAGACATTACTTACTCACTGAGGGTTTAAGAGGAGGCAAAttaatattgttttcatttacagaatattttagattttaatcatgggttcgatcccaggggattgcgcATAGTcagaaatgtataatacaatacacTTTTtcataaaagcgtctgccaaatgcataaatgtaaatgtaaccatTTTAATGAGTGTAAAATAACTTCTCATATCCCAGTTTAATTAGCAAAGTTCTGGGCTATTGTGTCTTTCAGTCAGGATGCCAAAATGTACAACACAGTCATTGTCATGACTGTGTTGTACGTGACATTGTCATGAACTGTAATATATTCATTCGTGTTtactgacacgaatttccccctttttttcgtttcacccagcacgactttccatcgaacatattttaatacggcatatctttcatatgtataaatatatatcaacgcaatctgatgggaattcattgctattttacaaggtggctcatttgtgtgaattcctatttcctacgatctcattggtatgttttgtaatgatttGACTCTTccccagtgacgttaggtttaggggcggagTTAGGGTTATCATtgttttgccacctcgtgaaactcgcgtttttagcaaaattagcctttgcggctgtgatttaaGGTGTTTGTTAGTCACATCCtaaatatgtacgacttcttttgatatcaggttaaataaaaatgaaataaaattccTTCCTTGAATCGCGCTCTCTTGGCTCTCTTGAGAATACAAGCTCCAAAGCTCATAATACACTTCAAACAGAAAACCAAAAAACATACTTCATACCAAAATCAATGTCACACCAAATCATGCAAAAGGGAAAGTCCATGTGCTGTAAACATCACTGTagtatacaaacccgattccaaaaaagttgggacactgtacaaattgtgaataaaaaaggaatgcaataatttacgaatctcataaacttatattttattcacaatagaatatagataacatatcaaatgttgaaagtgagacattttgaaatgtcatgccaaatattggctcattttggatttcatgagagctacacattccaaaaaagttgggacaggtagcaataagaggccagaaaagttaaatgtacatataaggaacagctggaggaccaatttgcaacttattaggtcaattggcaacatgattgggtataaaaagagcctctcagagtggcagtgtctctcagaagtcaagatgggcagaggatcaccaattcccaaaatgctgcggcgaaaaatagtggaccaatatcagaaaggagtttctcagagaaaaattgcaaagagtttgaagttatcatcatctacagtgcataatatcatccaaagattcagagaatctggaacaatctctgtgcgtaagggtcaaggccggaaaaccatactggatgcccgtgatcttcgggcccttagacggcactgcatcacatacaggaatgctactgtaNNNNNNNNNNNNNNNNNNNNNNNNNNNNNNNNNNNNNNNNNNNNNNNNNNNNNNNNNNNNNNNNNNNNNNNNNNNNNNNNNNNNNNNNNNNNNNNNNNNNNNNNNNNNNNNNNNNNNNNNNNNNNNNNNNNNNNNNNNNNNNNNNNNNNNNNNNNNNNNNNNNNNNNNNNNNNNNNNNNNNNNNNNNNNNNNNNNNNNNNNNNNNNNNNNNNNNNNNNNNNNNNNNNNNNNNNNNNNNNNNNNNNNNNNNNNNNNNNNNNNNNNNNNNNNNNNNNNNNNNNNNNNNNNNNNNNNNNNNNNNNNNNNNNNNNNNNNNNNNNNNNNNNNNNNNNNNNNNNNNNNNNNNNNNNNNNNNNNNNNNNNNNNNNNNNNNNNNNNNNNNNNNNNNNNNNNNNNNNNNNNNNNNNNNNNNNNNNNNNNNNNNNNNNNNNNNNNNNNNNNNNNNNNNNNNNNNNNNNNNNNNNNNNNNNNNNNNNNNNNNNNNNNNNNNNNNNNNNNNNNNNNNNNNNNNNNNNNNNNNNNNNNNNNNNNNNNNNNNNNNNNNNNNNNNNNNNNNNNNNNNNNNNNNNNNNNNNNNNNNNNNNNNNNNNNNNNNNNNNNNNNNNNNNNNNNNNNNNNNNNNNNNNNNNNNNNNNNNNNNNNNNNNNNNNNNNNNNNNNNNNNNNNNNNNNNNNNNNNNNNNNNNNNNNNNNNNNNNNNNNNNNNNNNNNNNNNNNNNNNNNNNNNNNNNNNNNNNNNNNNNNNNNNNNNNNNNNNNNNNNNNNNNNNNNNNNNNNNNNNNNNNNNNNNNNNNNNNNNNNNNNNNNNNNNNNNNNNNNNNNNNNNNNNNNNNNNNNNNNNNNNNNNNNNNNNNNNNNNNNNNNNNNNNNNNNNNNNNNNNNNNNNNNNNNNNNNNNNNNNNNNNNNNNNNNNNNNNNNNNNNNNNNNNNNNNNNNNNNNNNNNNNNNNNNNNNNNNNNNNNNNNNNNNNNNNNNNNNNNNNNNNNNNNNNNNNNNNNNNNNNNNNNNNNNNNNNNNNNNNNNNNNNNNNNNNNNNNNNNNNNNNNNNNNNNNNNNNNNNNNNNNNNNNNNNNNNNNNNNNNNNNNNNNNNNNNNNNNNNNNNNNNNNNNNNNNNNNNNNNNNNNNNNNNNNNNNNNNNNNNNNNNNNNNNNNNNNNNNNNNNNNNNNNNNNNNNNNNNNNNNNNNNNNNNNNNNNNNNNNNNNNNNNNNNNNNNNNNNNNNNNNNNNNNNNNNNNNNNNNNNNNNNNNNNNNNNNNNNNNNNNNNNNNNNNNNNNNNNNNNNNNNNNNNNNNNNNNNNNNNNNNNNNNNNNNNNNNNNNNNNNNNNNNNNNNNNNNNNNNNNNNNNNNNNNNNNNNNNNNNNNNNNNNNNNNNNNNNNNNNNNNNNNNNNNNNNNNNNNNNNNNNNNNNNNNNNNNNNNNNNNNNNNNNNNNNNNNNNNNNNNNNNNNNNNNNNNNNNNNNNNNNNNNNNNNNNNNNNNNNNNNNNNNNNNNNNNNNNNNNNNNNNNNNNNNNNNNNNNNNNNNNNNNNNNNNNNNNNNNNNNNNNNNNNNNNNNNNNNNNNNNNNNNNNNNNNNNNNNNNNNNNNNNNNNNNNNNNNNNNNNNNNNNNNNNNNNNNNNNNNNNNNNNNNNNNNNNNNNNNNNNNNNNNNNNNNNNNNNNNNNNNNNNNNNNNNNNNNNNNNNNNNNNNNNNNNNNNNNNNNNNNNNNNNNNNNNNNNNNNNNNNNNNNNNNNNNNNNNNNNNNNNNNNNNNNNNNNNNNNNNNNNNNNNNNNNNNNNNNNNNNNNNNNNNNNNNNNNNNNNNNNNNNNNNNNNNNNNNNNNNNNNNNNNNNNNNNNNNNNNNNNNNNNNNNNNNNNNNNNNNNNNNNNNNNNNNNNNNNNNNNNNNNNNNNNNNNNNNNNNNNNNNNNNNNNNNNNNNNNNNNNNNNNNNNNNNNNNNNNNNNNNNNNNNNNNNNNNNNNNNNNNNNNNNNNNNNNNNNNNNNNNNNNNNNNNNNNNNNNNNNNNNNNNNNNNNNNNNNNNNNNNNNNNNNNNNNNNNNNNNNNNNNNNNNNNNNNNNNNNNNNNNNNNNNNNNNNNNNNNNNNNNNNNNNNNNNNNNNNNNNNNNNNNNNNNNNNNNNNNNNNNNNNNNNNNNNNNNNNNNNNNNNNNNNNNNNNNNNNNNNNNNNNNNNNNNNNNNNNNNNNNNNNNNNNNNNNNNNNNNNNNNNNNNNNNNNNNNNNNNNNNNNNNNNNNNNNNNNNNNNNNNNNNNNNNNNNNNNNNNNNNNNNNNNNNNNNNNNNNNNNNNNNNNNNNNNNNNNNNNNNNNNNNNNNNNNNNNNNNNNNNNNNNNNNNNNNNNNNNNNNNNNNNNNNNNNNNNNNNNNNNNNNNNNNNNNNNNNNNNNNNNNNNNNNNNNNNNNNNNNNNNNNNNNNNNNNNNNNNNNNNNNNNNNNNNNNNNNNNNNNNNNNNNNNNNNNNNNNNNNNNNNNNNNNNNNNNNNNNNNNNNNNNNNNNNNNNNNNNNNNNNNNNNNNNNNNNNNNNNNNNNNNNNNNNNNNNNNNNNNNNNNNNNNNNNNNNNNNNNNNNNNNNNNNNNNNNNNNNNNNNNNNcgtctctttcagggaagaccttgcattttccaacatgacaatgccagaccacatactgcatcaattacaacatcatggctgcgtagaagaaggatccgggtactgaaatggccagcctgcagtccagatctttcacccatagaaaacatttggcgcatcataaagaggaagatgcgacaaagaagacctaagacagtcgagcaactagaagcctgtattagacaagaatgggacaacattcctattcctaaacttgagcaacttgtctcctcagtcccttaaaatgatacattctctcagtttaaacatttgatatgtcatctatgttgtattctgaataaaatattgaaatttgaaacttccacatcattgcattctgtttttattcacaatttgtacagtgtcccaacttttttggaatcagGTTTGTAGTTCACTATCTCTTTCTTGACATTACATTACAACCATACGAATTATGGTTTCTTTCTGTTTAGTTGTGATTCTATTGCGTTCCTTTTGTGTTTGTTCACCGATCCCTGTTGTTAGATTTGCTAGAATTTGGCTGAGCAGTCCTTGGGTGTTCCGCCACAACAAACAATTCTGTATTTATCCGTCTCAGTCATAGTCCACTTGTGTGCTGCCTGCAGTTCCAATTCAGACTCACACATCGTAATTGTAATGCCCAATACTGAAACAAAATCGTAACATAATAAAtatgacagaaataaaaaggTAATGTCCCCCTGCATGTCGTTGGCTCTTTAGTTCTGTATAGAAATACGTACATTATTCATATAAAGTGTAActcttgttttctttctcttttttttctttgttgacTCCCAGTACCCAGTCAGCACCTTGATTATTGTGAGTTAACCCCTGGGAATTTTTGTAAACTTAAGCATCGTGAAATCTAATTTACATTAAGTGTAGGGGATACTTCTACATAGAaaatacaaatgattaaaaGACAACCCAAACTGAAATGGTGTGGAACGTGCATTAAAACATGGTGACTGATGATCAAGCTGAAATGCCTTTTTAAAATTATGTTTGCGCTAAAACTATACATGCCCTGTAGCTGCTACACAACCCCTCAAACAAGGATGTTAAATGTGCAGATACAATATAACTAAGTTTTTTACCCCAATCATACATGGGAGTACATGGAAAATGTTCAGTGAGCCACATATAGCCTATTACCCCTGCGTTGAGTGCCACCGAAATGCAAAGGTGGCAGTTAAAGGTACAAtacgggatgttttgtatgatctattaacagaaatgcaatataacagcAGTTCCCAACAGGGGGGTCCCGGCCCACAATGGGGCCTCAGCGAGCTCTGTGGGGGGTCGcgtcatatttttaaaaagtgttgaATTGAGAGTGAGAGTTAAGTCTTAATGATTAAAGAGAGCGATCATATTACATTAGATAATTTTATCTACAATCCCCTGGCTGACCAAATATGGACAAGTTTGTAAAAACGACACAAAAACGACCGAGTCCCTCTGATTCACCTACAGCGGCTGACAGTAATGACCAACGCATACTGGACCCAGGTGAGGAAGCTTCCAGCAATTCGGGTCGCAGTGCTAGCAATACTGGAAACACGAAATGCAGGAAATACCAAGATAGTTACCTGAACtatggttttatttcattttcttgtaACAAAGAGTCTCTGCCCCAGCCACAGTGCATTATCTGCGCCAAAGTCCTGGCTAACAAATGCATGAGGCCATCCAAACTAATAAGACATTTGCAGACAACTCATCCCCAGTACCGCAACAAGCCCAGGGCATTTTTTGAGCGCAAGGCAAAAGAACTGACACTCTCCCAAAATGAGATGAAGGAAGTCACAGCTATTGGCaagaaacttttaaaaatatcttataCAGTTGCTGAAAAAATCGCCAAAACAAAGAAAGGGCATACAATTGCAGAAACTTTGATTTTGCCATGCGCAACAGAGATTGTCAAGGAATTATTTGGAGAggataaatcaaaacaattggCGAAGATACCACTATCAAACAACACGGTCAAACGTAGCATCGCAACAATGTCAGAAGATGTGAAAGATCAGCTTTCTGCGCGACTTTGTGGTGATAAGTTCGCACTTCAAATAGACGAGTCTACCGATGTGTCAAAAATGGCACAGCTCCTCGCATACGTTCGTTATGAATGGGAAAATGAgataaaagaagattttttgttttgtaaagacCATACGACGGCAAACGATATTTTTGAAACTTTGGATAATTTCATGAGATCAAATGAGATTACCTAGAGCGACTGTATAGGGGTCTGTACTGATGGAGCTGCTGCGATGACTGGCAGGCAGTCCGGGGTAGTTCAGCGTATCAAAGAGGTTGCTCCCCTTGCCGTTTCAACACACTGCTTTCTGCACAGCGAGGCGTTTGCTACTAAAGAAATGGAACCAAGTCTTCATGGAGTTTTAGAGGTGGCCGTAAAAATCGTGAACTTTGTGAAAGCAAGAGCCACAAACTCCCGGTTATTCACTGCTCTCTGCGAAGAGGTAGGCGCTGATTACCATACCCTGCTGATGCACACTGACGTGAGGTGGCTGTCCAGAGGGCGGGTGCTGATGCGGCTGTTCAGGCTGAGGGATGAGCTGCGTGAATTTCTCGCGGATAAGAGACCAGACCTTGCAAAGTTTTTGGACGATGACAAATGGCTCACTCAACTCAGCTACCTTTCAGACATTTTCGGTGAAATAAACAAGCTTAACAGAGCAATGCAAGGTGCAAACATAAACACTGTGGTGCAGCATGAATGAGTAGAGGCTTTCAAAAGAAAACTGCAGATGTGGAAAACCCGTGTCTCCTCTGGAATGAGTGACATGTTTGAGCACACCCATGCATTTATTGCAGACAGatagtttaattttaaaatcattCAACATCAAATAACTGTGCATCTGTCAAAGGTCCTGGAGAAATTTGATAGTTATTTCCCAGCTCTAACTGAGGATCAAGCAGCTGATTTTATGTGGATCAGAAACCCCTTCACAGAGAACATTGAATCAAAGCTTCCAGCTACTCTGCCATCAAGACTTCTGGAGGAGATTATAGAAATATCCTCTGATGCCAGCCTGAAAGCCCGTTTCAGTGAGGTTCCATTGGAATCATTCTGGTCTGAAATAGCAGAAGAACACCCAGTCTGTCACACAGCTGCAATGAAGGTGCTGATTCTCTTTAGCACCACCTACCTTTGTGAAGCTGGGTTTTCAACCATGACAGCCCTTAAAACCAAATACAGGGCCAGACTGACCCTTGAGGATGATATGCGTCTTGCCCTGTCAAAGATCTCTCCACGCAttgacaaaattattactcGCTGCCAGCAGCAATCCTCACACTGATTGATAAAACTTCACAAATGACTAGAGATGCCTGACAGAAGTCATTTTGAAATAGCCTATATTCAGTCTTTTTTTCCCCCTACATACCAGTGTGAATACTgatatttttgttattgcatttcaaataagGCCAATTTATAAGATCCTaggcttacatttttaaattacaaaaggCCTACTgatgtttttgttgtattttcaaTATTATATATAGGCTATTATTTATGCTTACATCTATCTTGTTATAGTAATAAACATACTGTTTgtttgaaaacagcattttttcaCCCTTGCTGCAAGATTACAAGAGTGATTATATTGTTAAAAGTGAAGGGGGGccctaaaatattttcttctgaAAAAGGGGGTCTCAGAcgaaaaaaggttgggaaccactgcaatataacatacaaaactgtgtctttagatgtgtataaaaaccttacgtaatgaaaagttatgtttttattaccttagaataaaccagttgtatctacatagggagcgggcctatctacatggagtttgttatgttgcgcagccatgttttgtacagtaagctctaacggacaaacagctctacagagcacgtttcgtatatgttggtcttcgtgtgtgtttttagacagcttgcgtcatcactgagttgaagatgcacaaagtagtaagtcgtagtacggagagaaggaggagtcgtcgtcgtctagctgaagcaattgattgttctgtcttagaagttttgataaaatggaggaccatgcgtattgtgcacaagagccgacagagcgtgaatctccgtcgtcaaagaagcgcaaacgtgatgctgtcACGGCGagcgtggcggaagaacccaaatgcaggcaggcgtgaaggggttaacaaaacaacaagactttaataataaaaatacaaaacaaaaacccacgagggggtgtaaacaagacaagataaCAATGTGGAAAAACAGGGACGAAAACtaacaaaacactaaactagaaacatACACTTGACAGAGATAGACTAACCTAAACACTTACAATGACAGGCAACGGCAACAGGAGGCACGGGCAATACGGGAAACACTGAACGTAGCACATACATACATGTACCGAatgtaatacacgagcaacaagacaatgaaacaagaggactatttaaagggaagacaaacaaaggataattgacaaggggcaggtgagaaacataagacacggcagggaggcaatacatgaaactAGAGGGGCgaggccaatgacaagacacgagaaaacacatgagaagtaaaaaacataaacaactcatgactttctcacataaaacctaaggctttgtcatggctctgccacaggaccaagaaaaacatgactaatagaggcagagccatgacagatgcTGCCAGacaaattagagacaaacggcggcagaaatccaggataaacatcggtgtatctattaccagatggaaggcactgttgaaagacaaatgtcttcaaggcgacgccgaagttgcctgttttctgctaggctggtaagataattcaacattttcaatgtttccactttttcaatgtttaccaaacaactgttttgttgaaacgttagcattttatacaaatggccatatgaCCTCAGAATAATAATGTCTTTCcatccctgcggtacgtactccggatgttcctgactttacaaagggggagacaaacgtctactaacttacacctaactgcctatgtcgctgtcagatcaaacgcttttaACAGTGTTGCTATTTACTATTaactaactttagttacttcactactctcagcgtgtactagttagcacgcaagaaatatatctaattatagaattgtaacagtaactttcgcaatagaatacatgttaaattattaattacgttaatatattgccttacctttgtaaagaaacatcgttgcttgtatcactgctatccgctgtctcagtagacgacatctttttttactgttgcggccaccgtcatacttcgaaagggaggggtgagcaaatgactcagagattcattGCAAAACTATAACACAAttctagtggccgctgattttcaagaactgcgcctttaaacaAACACTTACATGTGAAACTAGTTCACGATTCCTGTCTGCTGGTGTTGTACCGAAATttgactccccgtgagattacgactcccctacttctgattggttcattcacttaggatgctgctttgtgattggtccctatctctaaatcccgcccccacacctaatccttaccctaaccttcgtaggggaaaacaggggTCG
Above is a genomic segment from Triplophysa rosa linkage group LG17, Trosa_1v2, whole genome shotgun sequence containing:
- the LOC130568109 gene encoding cytosolic sulfotransferase 1-like, which gives rise to MRVPFLESCFQVIPSGTELADNLTTSPHLIKTHLPVQLVPKSFWEQNSRVVYVARNAKDNAVSYFNFERMNMAEPEPGDWNSFIQNFMEGKILFGPWYDHVSGWWEKKQTYSNLLYLFYEDLVKDTGREVERLCSFLGLSTSPEEREKITKGVHFDVMKNNKMTNYSTLPVMDFKISPFMRKGKVGDWKNHFTVAQNEQFDEVYKQKMKNTPVKFRTEL